The proteins below are encoded in one region of Alistipes communis:
- the ruvC gene encoding crossover junction endodeoxyribonuclease RuvC, translating into MGIDPGTNYMGYGVVEVTGRELRSVVMGAIDLHKLTDPYAKLRRIFDRVGALVDEYAPREVALESPFFGENVQSMLKLGRAQGVAMAAALCRDVPVFEYAPSRIKQCITGGGAAAKEQVAALVTRILGIDYTPKKLDETDGMAVALCHYFMSCSPLNAALGDERNKGLGGGRKAASARGSKSWEKFLKENPDRELKR; encoded by the coding sequence ATGGGAATCGACCCCGGAACCAACTACATGGGTTACGGCGTCGTGGAGGTCACGGGGCGCGAACTGCGCTCGGTGGTCATGGGAGCCATCGATCTCCACAAACTGACGGATCCCTACGCCAAACTGCGCCGCATCTTCGACCGCGTGGGGGCGCTCGTCGACGAGTACGCCCCCCGTGAGGTGGCACTCGAATCGCCGTTCTTCGGCGAGAACGTGCAGAGCATGCTCAAACTGGGACGGGCGCAGGGCGTGGCGATGGCCGCCGCGCTCTGCCGCGACGTCCCCGTCTTCGAATACGCGCCGAGCCGCATCAAGCAGTGCATCACGGGCGGAGGGGCGGCAGCCAAAGAGCAGGTGGCGGCACTGGTCACCCGCATACTGGGGATCGACTACACCCCCAAGAAGCTCGACGAGACCGACGGCATGGCCGTGGCGCTGTGCCATTACTTCATGTCGTGCAGCCCGCTCAACGCCGCACTGGGCGACGAACGCAACAAGGGGCTGGGCGGCGGCCGCAAGGCCGCGTCGGCGCGCGGCAGCAAATCGTGGGAAAAATTCCTCAAAGAGAACCCCGACCGCGAACTCAAACGTTGA
- a CDS encoding TlpA family protein disulfide reductase, whose protein sequence is MLPACCDRFRRYLRPQIEQYLRTDVGQPYRDIAAPTPAGDTLSLRQAVEDPANKCVLVDFWASWCGPCISGMNRIKQLYETYRAAGLEVIGVSLDSRREAWLRAIEKEGLPWSNISNLDGWQTGFDSYGIQSLPSFVLIRCSDGQIVARKPWGRASHIPVGEIEKLLGQ, encoded by the coding sequence GTGCTTCCGGCCTGCTGCGACCGGTTCCGCCGCTACCTGCGGCCCCAGATCGAACAATATCTGCGCACCGACGTGGGACAACCCTACCGCGACATCGCGGCGCCGACACCCGCAGGCGACACGCTGTCGCTGCGGCAGGCGGTGGAGGACCCGGCCAACAAGTGCGTGCTCGTCGATTTCTGGGCTTCGTGGTGCGGCCCCTGCATAAGCGGCATGAACCGCATCAAACAACTCTACGAAACCTACCGCGCCGCGGGGTTGGAGGTCATCGGCGTATCGCTCGACAGCCGACGCGAAGCGTGGCTCCGCGCCATCGAGAAGGAAGGCCTGCCGTGGAGCAACATCAGCAATCTCGACGGCTGGCAGACCGGCTTCGACAGCTACGGCATCCAGAGCCTCCCCTCCTTCGTGCTGATCCGCTGCTCCGACGGGCAGATCGTCGCCCGAAAGCCATGGGGCCGAGCCTCGCACATTCCCGTCGGCGAGATCGAAAAACTGCTCGGACAATAA
- a CDS encoding TlpA disulfide reductase family protein, which produces MKRIYTFAAALLFLGACTSDGYTIRGNVEGLESPYVYLITFNGTHNVADSAKVEAGAFTFTGKTELPEVAYLSRDKEQPFVRFFLENARISIDGNLYNPNEVYPTGTAANEAMNTFNELTFNTSEAYGVTELEADKKQLVDRYKQQMRETIDRNRDNICGMIILAETGSMFFTPQEVLAEIDRFPAEWQQRTELTDLRKVMEQRLRTTVGQPYVDISAPNADDEAVSLKSVIENPANKYVLVDFWASWCGPCLREIPYLQADYEKYRKKGFEIYAVSLDDERDAWVKTIADKQMKWIQVCDFKAFDSPASLDYAVESIPSNFLIRCSDGQIVAAQLRGKALGEKLEELLGK; this is translated from the coding sequence ATGAAACGCATTTACACATTCGCAGCGGCCCTGCTCTTCCTGGGTGCCTGCACGTCGGACGGTTACACGATTCGCGGCAACGTCGAGGGCCTGGAATCGCCCTACGTCTATCTGATTACCTTCAATGGCACGCACAACGTGGCCGACTCGGCCAAAGTCGAAGCGGGCGCCTTCACCTTCACGGGCAAGACCGAACTGCCCGAAGTGGCCTACCTGAGCCGGGACAAGGAGCAGCCCTTCGTGCGGTTTTTCCTCGAAAACGCCCGCATCTCGATCGACGGCAACCTCTACAATCCCAACGAGGTCTACCCGACCGGAACCGCGGCCAACGAGGCGATGAACACCTTCAACGAACTGACGTTCAACACCAGCGAAGCCTACGGCGTCACCGAATTGGAGGCTGACAAGAAACAACTGGTCGACCGCTACAAGCAGCAGATGCGCGAAACGATCGACCGCAACCGCGACAACATCTGCGGCATGATCATACTGGCCGAAACGGGGTCGATGTTCTTCACGCCGCAGGAGGTGCTGGCCGAGATCGACCGCTTCCCCGCCGAGTGGCAGCAGCGCACCGAACTGACCGACCTGCGCAAGGTCATGGAGCAACGGCTCCGCACGACGGTGGGACAGCCCTATGTCGACATCTCCGCCCCGAACGCCGACGACGAAGCGGTATCGCTCAAATCCGTGATCGAAAATCCCGCCAACAAATACGTCCTCGTCGACTTCTGGGCCTCGTGGTGCGGCCCCTGCCTCAGGGAGATTCCCTATTTGCAGGCCGACTATGAAAAATACCGCAAAAAGGGATTCGAAATCTACGCCGTGTCGCTCGACGACGAACGCGACGCCTGGGTGAAAACCATCGCCGACAAGCAGATGAAGTGGATCCAGGTCTGCGATTTCAAGGCTTTCGATTCGCCGGCTTCGCTCGACTACGCCGTGGAGAGCATCCCGTCGAATTTCCTGATCCGCTGCTCCGACGGCCAGATCGTCGCCGCACAGCTGCGCGGCAAGGCCCTCGGCGAGAAGCTCGAAGAGCTGTTGGGGAAATAA
- a CDS encoding TlpA disulfide reductase family protein, whose product MKRTLAFAASLLLLGACSSDGYTIRGKIAGLDNPYVYLLRYTGEVEVIDSAKVTKGDFVFKGKAEQPEVVYLSTDKQQPFVHFFLENGRISVDGALSAPADIAVLGTPSNDIQRAFDEKIAALEEEFAKTGNDVQRDSLRKEYSKLMSDAVEMNRDNIYGVTTFLNNAYAFLSPEEVMEQIALFPAEWQQRRELTELREATERKLRVSAGHPYIDIAAKNADGGEVSLKSVVENRRNKYVLLDFWASWCGPCMAEIPFLKADYEKYGKKGFEIYAVSFDSQRDRWIDAVRQQGMKWIQVSDLSGFQTPAAEAYAVQSIPSNFLIRCSDGQIVATQLRGEALGEKLGELLGD is encoded by the coding sequence ATGAAAAGAACACTCGCATTCGCGGCTTCCCTGCTCCTGCTGGGCGCCTGCTCCTCCGACGGATATACGATCCGCGGCAAGATCGCCGGACTCGACAATCCCTACGTCTACCTGCTGCGCTACACGGGCGAGGTGGAGGTCATCGACTCGGCCAAGGTCACCAAGGGCGACTTCGTCTTCAAAGGCAAGGCCGAACAGCCCGAGGTGGTCTACCTGAGCACCGACAAGCAACAGCCCTTCGTCCATTTCTTCCTGGAAAACGGCCGCATCAGCGTCGACGGCGCACTCTCCGCACCGGCCGACATCGCCGTACTGGGCACGCCGTCGAACGACATCCAGCGGGCGTTCGACGAAAAGATCGCCGCCCTGGAAGAGGAGTTCGCCAAGACCGGCAACGACGTGCAGCGCGACAGCCTGCGCAAGGAGTACTCCAAGCTGATGTCCGACGCCGTGGAGATGAACCGCGACAATATCTACGGCGTGACCACGTTCCTGAACAACGCCTACGCCTTCCTTTCGCCCGAGGAGGTGATGGAGCAGATCGCGCTCTTCCCCGCCGAGTGGCAGCAGCGCCGCGAACTGACCGAGTTGCGCGAGGCCACCGAACGCAAGCTCCGCGTGAGCGCCGGCCATCCCTACATCGACATCGCGGCCAAGAATGCCGACGGAGGCGAGGTATCGCTCAAATCGGTCGTCGAGAACCGCAGGAACAAGTATGTTCTGCTCGACTTCTGGGCTTCGTGGTGCGGCCCCTGCATGGCCGAGATCCCCTTTCTGAAAGCCGACTACGAGAAATACGGCAAGAAGGGATTCGAAATCTACGCCGTATCGTTCGATTCGCAGCGCGACCGCTGGATCGACGCCGTCAGGCAGCAGGGGATGAAGTGGATCCAGGTGAGCGACCTCAGCGGGTTCCAGACGCCCGCGGCCGAGGCGTACGCCGTGCAGAGCATCCCCTCCAACTTCCTGATCCGCTGCTCCGACGGCCAGATCGTCGCCACGCAGCTGCGCGGCGAAGCGCTCGGCGAAAAACTCGGCGAGCTGCTCGGCGACTGA
- the lpxD gene encoding UDP-3-O-(3-hydroxymyristoyl)glucosamine N-acyltransferase, whose protein sequence is MMEFTAEMIAGFLGGDIVGDKTVKVHTVSSIEEGKAGSMAYLVNPKYEPFLYTTEASIVLVDRSFTPQREVKPTLVKVDDAGAAVLRLLEMYNAARPQKKGVSERASISPEASLGEGCYVGDFAVIEAGARIGDGCRIYPQVYVGDSVEIGEGTTLYPGVKIYEGCRIGSRCILHAGAVIGADGFGFAPNAEGGFDKIPQLGNVIIEDDVEIGANTCIDRAKTDSTIIRRGVKLDNLIQVGHNVQIGEHTVSSAQMGIAGSSKIGRNCFLAGQVGIADHVTIGDRVKIGSQSGVDKNVPDGEVRMGTPALPGIKFHRANAVFRNLPELQQRLSALEKAVNQLIEK, encoded by the coding sequence ATGATGGAATTTACAGCCGAAATGATCGCCGGTTTTCTGGGCGGCGACATCGTCGGAGACAAAACGGTCAAGGTACACACCGTCTCCTCGATCGAGGAGGGCAAGGCCGGCTCGATGGCCTATCTGGTCAATCCGAAATACGAACCGTTCCTCTATACCACCGAAGCATCGATCGTACTGGTCGACCGCTCCTTCACGCCGCAGCGGGAGGTGAAGCCCACGCTCGTCAAGGTCGACGACGCCGGGGCGGCCGTGCTGCGGCTGCTGGAGATGTACAACGCCGCGCGTCCGCAGAAAAAGGGCGTCTCGGAACGGGCTTCGATCTCACCCGAAGCCTCGTTGGGCGAAGGATGCTACGTGGGTGACTTCGCCGTGATCGAGGCGGGCGCGCGCATCGGCGACGGCTGCCGGATCTACCCGCAGGTCTACGTCGGCGACAGCGTGGAGATCGGCGAGGGGACGACGCTCTACCCCGGCGTGAAGATCTACGAAGGGTGCCGCATCGGCAGCCGGTGCATCCTCCACGCGGGCGCCGTGATCGGTGCCGACGGTTTCGGGTTCGCCCCCAACGCCGAGGGCGGCTTCGACAAAATCCCGCAGCTGGGCAACGTCATTATCGAGGACGACGTCGAGATCGGGGCCAATACCTGCATCGACCGCGCGAAAACCGATTCGACGATTATCCGCCGTGGCGTGAAACTTGATAACCTGATCCAGGTGGGACACAACGTGCAGATCGGCGAGCATACCGTCTCGTCGGCGCAGATGGGCATCGCGGGTTCGTCGAAGATCGGCCGCAACTGCTTCCTCGCGGGGCAGGTCGGCATCGCGGACCACGTCACCATCGGCGACCGCGTGAAGATCGGCTCGCAGAGCGGCGTCGACAAGAACGTGCCCGACGGCGAAGTCCGCATGGGCACGCCGGCGCTGCCGGGCATCAAGTTCCACCGCGCGAACGCCGTCTTCCGCAACCTCCCCGAGTTGCAGCAGCGGCTCTCCGCGCTGGAAAAGGCGGTCAACCAACTGATAGAAAAATAA
- the coaD gene encoding pantetheine-phosphate adenylyltransferase: MKTAIFPGSFDPFTRGHEAIVEKALHLFDKVIIGIGSNVAKQGLLSVENRKRLIDDYYAGDARVEAMIYGGMTGDFAQQVGAAAVIRGVRNTTDFEYERTMAATNRRLYPAVVTVMLFTPPDVADISSSTVREVLAFGRSVAEFLPRGIELENYL; the protein is encoded by the coding sequence ATGAAAACAGCCATTTTCCCGGGATCGTTCGATCCCTTCACGCGCGGCCACGAAGCGATCGTCGAGAAGGCGCTGCACCTCTTCGACAAAGTCATCATCGGCATCGGCAGCAACGTGGCGAAACAGGGCCTGCTGAGCGTCGAGAACCGCAAGCGGCTCATCGACGACTACTATGCCGGCGACGCGCGCGTCGAAGCGATGATCTACGGCGGCATGACGGGCGACTTCGCCCAGCAGGTCGGTGCGGCGGCCGTCATCCGGGGCGTGCGCAACACCACCGATTTCGAATACGAGCGGACGATGGCCGCCACCAACCGCCGGCTCTACCCCGCCGTGGTCACGGTCATGCTCTTCACGCCGCCCGACGTGGCCGACATCTCCTCGTCGACGGTGCGCGAAGTGCTCGCGTTCGGCCGTTCGGTGGCGGAGTTCCTGCCCCGCGGCATCGAATTGGAGAACTACCTCTGA
- a CDS encoding DUF6549 family protein, with protein sequence MKKFLLLYALAVTLSLAGVLRRYRTETHRLEQNQRALLSQVERYRTRAGEAAASAEVLQLRCREFERLRAGDAERIRQLGIRLRRVEAAATLATATEIDVQVPLHDTIVRRDFAAVCDSGRLAAAVRFDTVRSFRWRDPWVTVEGRIRGDSADCRVESVDTLRQVVHRVPRRFLFIRFGTKAVRQEIVSSNPHTRIVYAEYVRFAK encoded by the coding sequence ATGAAAAAATTCCTTCTTCTCTATGCACTGGCCGTCACGCTGTCGCTGGCGGGCGTCCTGCGTCGTTATCGCACCGAAACACATCGTCTCGAACAGAATCAACGCGCCCTTCTGTCGCAGGTCGAACGCTATCGCACGCGGGCGGGCGAAGCGGCCGCATCGGCCGAAGTCCTGCAACTGCGCTGCCGCGAATTCGAACGCCTGCGTGCCGGCGACGCCGAGCGCATCCGGCAGTTGGGCATCCGTTTGCGGCGGGTCGAAGCCGCGGCGACGCTGGCTACGGCGACCGAAATCGACGTGCAGGTGCCGTTGCATGACACGATCGTGCGGCGCGACTTCGCTGCCGTCTGCGACAGCGGGCGGCTGGCCGCGGCCGTGCGTTTCGATACCGTCCGCTCGTTCCGCTGGCGCGATCCGTGGGTGACGGTCGAGGGCCGTATCCGGGGCGATTCGGCGGACTGCCGCGTCGAGAGCGTCGACACGCTGCGGCAGGTCGTCCATCGCGTGCCGCGCCGGTTTCTCTTCATCCGTTTCGGCACGAAGGCCGTGCGGCAGGAGATCGTCTCGTCGAATCCGCACACGCGGATCGTCTACGCCGAGTACGTGCGTTTCGCGAAGTAG
- a CDS encoding aminotransferase class IV, with product MTDFCSIDGRLTPLGEGLPGGVYLYQRLRTVDYRPLHTAAHLSRLRDGAGSLFGRPAELPAGRIADEIGALLRANGYPAGGATVTLRLYADGTYALTADGVSLYRTYALRSLRPAAAVVPCDGYRPEWPTSARRETARWAQQEAERSGARCALLCDRDGIVRRAGDAPLFAVRDDVIYAAPLDDVEWTLVAEAARRAGIRWVERPVGAAQLRLFDELFSFDCEGVSSIASYEGTPYLSLTAERIAAALAALPER from the coding sequence ATGACCGACTTCTGCTCCATCGACGGCCGTTTGACACCCCTGGGCGAAGGGCTGCCCGGCGGGGTCTATCTCTACCAACGGCTGCGCACGGTCGATTACCGGCCGTTGCACACGGCGGCGCATCTGTCGCGGCTGCGCGACGGTGCGGGGTCTCTGTTCGGCCGTCCCGCGGAGTTGCCGGCCGGCCGCATCGCCGACGAAATCGGCGCACTGCTGCGTGCCAACGGCTATCCGGCGGGCGGCGCGACCGTCACGCTGCGGCTCTATGCCGACGGGACGTACGCCTTGACGGCCGACGGCGTGTCGCTCTATCGCACCTATGCCCTGCGAAGCCTGCGTCCTGCGGCGGCGGTCGTTCCCTGCGACGGCTACCGTCCCGAATGGCCCACGTCGGCACGCCGCGAAACGGCACGGTGGGCGCAGCAGGAGGCCGAGCGGTCCGGTGCGCGCTGTGCGCTTCTTTGCGACCGCGACGGCATCGTCCGCCGGGCCGGCGACGCGCCGCTGTTCGCCGTGCGCGACGACGTGATCTACGCCGCGCCCCTCGACGACGTGGAGTGGACGTTGGTGGCCGAAGCGGCGCGGCGGGCAGGCATCCGGTGGGTGGAACGACCCGTCGGCGCAGCGCAGCTTCGGCTGTTCGACGAACTCTTCTCCTTCGACTGCGAGGGGGTCAGCTCGATCGCCTCCTACGAAGGCACACCCTATCTGTCGCTCACGGCCGAACGCATCGCCGCGGCACTGGCGGCGCTTCCCGAACGGTAG
- the holA gene encoding DNA polymerase III subunit delta — MAKSAVRFRDSVAQFERLSADIAARRFAPVYLLMGDESYFIDALCDRLASTILGEAERSFNQIVLYGRDTEPGQVINFCRQMPMMGSYEVVILKEAQQMRQIEKLSLYTQKPQASTILVVCHKEKSVDKRSAFYKQAAACGAVFESVRPRDYEIGPWLSGFIASKGCRIDEKALSMLTDHLGCDVSKIANELEKLLVSLPEGTQRITDRDIERNIGISREYNNFELCKAVLGRDMARALRIADHFGRNPKENPLLVTVLALFGQFRQLFVLNYLYWLARRRGTGAPSDAELMRALKVGNVFAINELRQAMPRWPNNKVFGVLGLLREYDGKSKGLDAGGASDGELLRELLLKMLTI; from the coding sequence ATGGCTAAGAGTGCAGTCCGTTTCCGGGATTCAGTGGCGCAGTTCGAGCGCCTGTCGGCCGATATCGCCGCCCGCCGTTTCGCTCCGGTCTACCTGCTCATGGGCGACGAGTCCTATTTCATCGACGCGCTGTGCGACCGTCTGGCGTCGACGATCCTCGGCGAAGCCGAACGGTCGTTCAACCAGATCGTCCTCTACGGGCGCGACACGGAGCCGGGGCAGGTCATCAACTTCTGCCGCCAGATGCCGATGATGGGCAGCTACGAAGTAGTGATCTTGAAGGAGGCGCAGCAGATGCGGCAGATCGAGAAGCTCTCGCTCTACACGCAGAAGCCGCAGGCGTCGACGATCCTCGTCGTCTGCCACAAGGAGAAGAGCGTCGACAAGCGTTCGGCCTTCTACAAGCAGGCGGCCGCCTGCGGCGCGGTCTTCGAGTCGGTGCGGCCGCGCGACTACGAGATCGGGCCGTGGCTGTCGGGATTCATCGCCTCGAAAGGGTGCCGTATCGACGAGAAGGCGCTGTCGATGCTGACCGACCACTTGGGATGCGACGTGTCGAAGATCGCCAACGAACTCGAAAAACTGCTCGTCTCGCTGCCCGAAGGGACGCAGCGCATCACCGACCGCGACATCGAGCGGAACATCGGCATCTCGCGCGAATACAACAATTTCGAGCTGTGCAAGGCCGTACTCGGCCGCGACATGGCGCGCGCGCTGCGCATCGCCGACCACTTCGGCCGCAACCCCAAGGAGAATCCGCTGCTGGTGACCGTTCTGGCGCTGTTCGGGCAGTTCCGGCAACTGTTCGTACTCAACTACCTCTACTGGCTCGCGCGGCGGCGGGGGACGGGCGCGCCGTCGGACGCCGAGCTGATGCGGGCGTTGAAGGTGGGCAACGTCTTTGCGATCAACGAACTGCGGCAGGCCATGCCCCGCTGGCCCAACAACAAGGTCTTCGGAGTGCTGGGGCTGCTGCGCGAATACGACGGCAAGAGCAAGGGACTCGACGCAGGCGGCGCGTCGGACGGCGAGCTGCTGCGCGAACTGCTGCTCAAAATGCTGACGATCTGA
- the tilS gene encoding tRNA lysidine(34) synthetase TilS — MLTDRFQSYVERHGLFSRDDRILLTVSGGVDSMVLLSLMASLGYRFGVAHCNFQLRGAESDEDEVTVAREAARYGVPCYNRRFDTAAEMERTGESMEMTARRLRYAWFEELRREHGYAAIAVAHHADDSIETFFINLLRGTGLRGLTGISTRMGRVVRPLMFASRREILEYAVAQKIPFREDSSNRSTKYLRNKIRLGLIPRIREINPKFTDLMRRNIERLTDTQLFIEAAVAHMREEVVTQADGIATIHVERIEAAYPRNFAVYELLSSQYGFKGDVCDALCRALSEAATGRRFYAREYVATVDRGRILVERIAPGDACEVTVEQGAQRSYCGNMVLYFEACDIDDIRAYDVPEQVALLDADLLRYPLRLRRWREGDTFIPFGMEGRKKVSDYLIDRKVSLPEKQRQFVLLSGDEIVWLVGRRIDDRYRLTDRTENVLRITKEII, encoded by the coding sequence ATGCTGACCGACCGTTTTCAATCCTACGTCGAGCGCCACGGGCTCTTTTCCCGCGACGACCGTATTCTGCTGACCGTTTCGGGCGGCGTCGATTCGATGGTGCTGCTGTCGCTCATGGCCTCGCTGGGCTATCGGTTCGGCGTGGCGCACTGCAATTTCCAGCTGCGCGGCGCCGAGAGCGACGAGGACGAGGTGACCGTAGCGCGCGAGGCTGCCCGCTACGGCGTGCCGTGCTACAACCGGCGGTTCGACACGGCGGCCGAAATGGAGCGCACGGGCGAGTCGATGGAGATGACGGCCCGCCGGCTGCGCTATGCGTGGTTCGAGGAGCTGCGGCGCGAGCACGGCTATGCGGCCATCGCCGTGGCGCACCACGCCGACGACTCGATCGAGACCTTTTTCATCAACCTGCTGCGCGGTACGGGGCTGCGCGGGCTGACGGGGATCAGCACCCGCATGGGACGGGTGGTGCGACCGCTGATGTTCGCTTCGCGCCGCGAGATTCTGGAATACGCCGTGGCGCAGAAGATTCCCTTCCGCGAGGACTCTTCGAACCGCTCGACCAAATACCTGCGCAACAAGATCCGGCTGGGGCTGATCCCCCGCATCCGCGAGATCAACCCCAAGTTCACCGACCTGATGCGCCGCAACATCGAACGGCTGACCGACACGCAGCTCTTCATCGAGGCGGCCGTCGCGCACATGCGCGAAGAGGTCGTGACCCAGGCCGACGGGATCGCCACGATCCACGTCGAACGGATCGAGGCGGCCTATCCGCGCAATTTCGCCGTCTACGAACTGCTCAGTTCGCAGTACGGCTTCAAGGGCGACGTCTGCGACGCACTCTGCCGCGCACTGAGCGAGGCGGCGACGGGCCGGCGGTTCTACGCCAGGGAGTACGTCGCCACGGTCGACCGCGGACGGATCCTCGTCGAACGCATCGCCCCCGGCGACGCCTGCGAAGTGACCGTCGAGCAGGGCGCCCAGCGCAGTTACTGCGGCAACATGGTGCTCTATTTCGAGGCGTGCGACATCGACGACATCCGCGCTTACGACGTGCCGGAGCAGGTGGCGCTGCTCGACGCCGACCTGCTGCGCTATCCGCTGCGGCTGCGCCGCTGGCGCGAGGGCGACACCTTCATTCCCTTCGGTATGGAGGGGCGCAAGAAGGTGAGCGACTACCTGATCGACCGCAAGGTCTCGCTGCCCGAAAAACAGCGCCAGTTCGTGCTCCTGTCGGGCGACGAGATCGTGTGGCTCGTCGGCCGCCGCATCGACGACCGCTACCGCCTGACCGACCGCACGGAGAATGTTTTGCGTATCACCAAAGAGATCATCTGA
- the murB gene encoding UDP-N-acetylmuramate dehydrogenase → MIRDFYDIDLSGRNSFHVRQRAARLVEFETTDDLTAFFRKGAPAKWTVLAGGNNILFTQDFDGVLLTPRAASIDVVAEAPDAVAVRAEAGVEWDDLVAWAVERDLWGIENLSLIPGKVGAAPVQNIGAYGAEAKDAIESVEMFCTDTCNTLILSREHCAFGYRESVFKHALRGRVVITAVTFRLSRRPRPDLGYGDLLRETEARGGATLRNIREAVCAIRRSKLPDTAVLGNAGSFFKNPVVEAAVAERLRTDYPALPLYPAAEGRMKLAAGWLIEQAGMKGHREGCVGVHDQQALVLVNYGGATGGEVLALAHKVQEAVRAKFGVEIAAEVNVL, encoded by the coding sequence ATGATTCGGGATTTTTATGACATCGACCTCTCCGGCCGCAACAGTTTCCACGTGCGGCAGCGGGCCGCGCGGCTCGTCGAGTTCGAAACGACGGACGACCTGACCGCCTTTTTCAGGAAGGGGGCGCCCGCGAAATGGACGGTGCTGGCGGGGGGCAACAACATTCTCTTCACGCAGGATTTCGACGGTGTGCTGCTGACCCCGCGCGCCGCGTCGATCGACGTCGTGGCCGAGGCGCCCGACGCCGTGGCCGTGCGTGCCGAAGCGGGCGTCGAGTGGGACGACCTGGTGGCGTGGGCCGTCGAACGCGACCTGTGGGGCATCGAGAACCTCTCGCTCATCCCGGGCAAGGTTGGGGCGGCGCCGGTGCAGAACATCGGAGCTTACGGCGCAGAGGCGAAAGATGCGATCGAGAGCGTCGAGATGTTTTGCACGGATACATGCAACACGTTGATCCTCTCGCGGGAACATTGTGCCTTCGGCTACCGCGAGAGCGTCTTCAAACATGCGCTGCGGGGGCGGGTCGTCATCACGGCGGTCACCTTCCGGCTGAGCCGCCGTCCGCGGCCCGATCTGGGTTACGGCGATCTGCTGCGCGAGACCGAGGCGCGCGGAGGCGCCACGCTGCGCAACATCCGCGAAGCAGTCTGTGCGATCCGGCGCTCGAAGCTGCCCGACACGGCCGTACTGGGCAATGCCGGCAGTTTCTTCAAGAATCCGGTGGTGGAGGCCGCCGTCGCCGAACGGCTTCGGACGGACTACCCCGCCCTGCCGCTCTACCCCGCCGCCGAAGGCCGCATGAAACTGGCCGCGGGATGGCTGATCGAGCAGGCGGGCATGAAGGGACACCGCGAAGGCTGCGTGGGCGTCCACGACCAGCAGGCGCTGGTGCTCGTCAATTACGGGGGCGCCACGGGCGGCGAGGTGCTGGCGCTGGCTCATAAAGTGCAGGAGGCCGTGCGCGCGAAATTCGGCGTGGAGATCGCCGCCGAAGTAAACGTTTTATAA